A single genomic interval of Corylus avellana chromosome ca10, CavTom2PMs-1.0 harbors:
- the LOC132162757 gene encoding scarecrow-like protein 34 yields the protein MDPKFSGLPDSINNVLVADDHAFSPNSNQYPDLLNEYTFNLPSPDFSFLESSSLPPDMGYTDFAPPMTVAPAAEPYATSAGYSMSTPSVGTSPGVDSSSDDTEFSETVLKYIGQILMEENIKDKPSLFYDPLGLQVTEKSFYDALGQKSPSSLNLQPSNGSQFLANQSNSVTNIGDGMELLAENIFIDSESVLQFRGGLEEATKFLPRGNQLVVDLGTSMVSPDWKGEDRKVEIKGEKGRENSPDGLRVRKNHEREDIEVEEGKSNKKYAVYVEESELTEMFDKLLVSTEAISLLHDNNNNETVQNEASKASQPNAQPQGVSGGKSRAKKQGKKKETVDLRTLLIQCAQAVSTGDIKTANELLKQIRQHSSPYGDGSQRLAHFFANGLEARLAGTGTGTQIFYSSLISKRISAFENLKAYNVPLSAIPFRRISLFFANKMINKVAEKATRLHIIDFGVEYGFHWPLLIHMLSKRVGGPPKLRITGIEIPQPGFRPTESIEETGRRLAKYCERFDVPFEYHALASQNWETIQIEDLKIDRNEVLVVNCWYRFKNILDETVEETSPRDTVLNLIRRINPNIFVHSIINGSYGSPFFVTRFREALYHFSALYDIFDVTLPRVRENKERLMFEREFLGREAMNVLACEGLQRVERPETYKQWQVRTIRAGFRQLPLDQEVMTLFKSKMMKCYHKDFVLDEDNHWMLQGWKGRIVYASSCWVPNEDICGNS from the coding sequence ATGGATCCTAAGTTTTCTGGGTTGCCTGATTCCATAAACAATGTCTTGGTAGCTGATGACCATGCCTTTTCACCCAATTCCAATCAATACCCAGATCTTTTAAACGAGTACACATTCAATTTGCCCTCCCCTGATTTTAGCTTCCTTGAAAGTTCATCGCTTCCACCTGACATGGGCTACACTGATTTCGCACCGCCGATGACTGTGGCCCCAGCAGCAGAGCCATATGCTACGTCCGCTGGCTATAGCATGAGCACACCGTCTGTGGGTACGAGTCCGGGGGTAGACTCGTCCTCGGACGACACTGAGTTCTCGGAAACGGTTCTCAAGTACATAGGCCAGATACTTATGGAAGAGAACATAAAGGACAAGCCTAGCCTGTTTTACGACCCTTTGGGTCTCCAAGTCACTGAGAAATCCTTCTATGATGCTCTCGGTCAGAAATCCCCTTCTTCCCTCAATTTGCAGCCCAGTAATGGATCACAGTTTTTAGCCAATCAATCGAACAGCGTGACTAACATCGGTGATGGCATGGAGCTTTTGGCTGAGAACATTTTTATTGATAGTGAATCTGTGTTGCAATTTAGGGGAGGGTTAGAGGAAGCTACTAAGTTCCTTCCTAGGGGTAATCAGTTGGTTGTTGATTTGGGGACTAGCATGGTATCACCTGACTGGAAGGGAGAAGATCGAAAGGTGGAAATCAAGGGGGAGAAGGGTAGAGAGAATTCACCGGATGGGTTGAGGGTAAGGAAGAATCATGAGAGGGAAGATATAGAGGTAGAAGAAGGGAAGAGTAATAAGAAGTATGCGGTTTATGTGGAAGAGAGTGAATTGACAGAAATGTTTGATAAGTTGTTGGTTTCCACCGAAGCTATTTCTCTACTACACGATAACAATAACAATGAAACCGTGCAAAATGAAGCAAGCAAGGCCTCACAGCCAAATGCGCAGCCGCAAGGAGTTAGTGGTGGGAAGAGCCGTGCTAAGAAACAGGgcaaaaagaaggaaacagTTGATTTGAGGACTCTTTTGATTCAATGTGCGCAAGCTGTATCAACAGGTGACATTAAAACTGCAAATGAGTTACTGAAGCAGATTAGGCAGCATTCTTCCCCTTATGGTGATGGGTCTCAGAGGTTGGCCCATTTCTTTGCTAATGGCCTCGAGGCACGCTTGGCTGGCACTGGCACtggaactcaaattttttatagttcCTTAATTTCCAAAAGGATCTCagcttttgaaaatttgaaagctTACAACGTTCCTCTTTCTGCCATCCCTTTCAGGAGGATCTCACTATTCTTTGCTAACAAAATGATTAATAAAGTAGCAGAGAAAGCAACACGTCTTCATATTATAGACTTTGGTGTCGAATATGGTTTCCATTGGCCACTTCTGATCCATATGCTTTCAAAAAGAGTTGGAGGACCTCCCAAGCTACGTATTACAGGGATAGAAATTCCACAACCCGGATTCCGTCCAACTGAGAGTATTGAGGAGACTGGTCGTCGTTTGGCTAAGTATTGTGAGCGGTTTGATGTTCCTTTTGAGTACCATGCTCTTGCATCACAGAACTGGGAGACTATCCAAATTGAGGACCTCAAGATTGATAGGAATGAGGTGCTTGTTGTGAACTGTTGGTACCGGTTTAAGAACATACTGGATGAGACAGTTGAAGAGACCAGTCCACGGGATACCGTTTTGAATTTAATCAGGAGGATAAACCCCAATATATTTGTTCATTCTATTATTAATGGATCCTACGGTTCCCCCTTCTTTGTCACAAGGTTCCGAGAAGCACTGTACCACTTCTCTGCATTGTATGACATATTTGATGTTACTTTACCCCGTGTCCGTGAGAACAAAGAGAGATTGATGTTTGAGAGAGAGTTCCTTGGGAGGGAGGCTATGAATGTTTTAGCATGTGAGGGCTTACAAAGGGTTGAGAGGCCCGAGACTTACAAGCAGTGGCAGGTACGGACTATAAGGGCTGGCTTCAGGCAGCTCCCATTGGACCAAGAGGTGATGACCTTGTTCAAGTCTAAGATGATGAAATGCTACCACAAAGATTTTGTACTTGATGAAGACAACCACTGGATGCTTCAGGGATGGAAGGGCCGAATTGTCTATGCTTCCTCTTGCTGGGTGCCGAATGAGGATATTTGTGGAAACTCATAA